In one window of Rhinoderma darwinii isolate aRhiDar2 chromosome 7, aRhiDar2.hap1, whole genome shotgun sequence DNA:
- the LOC142657489 gene encoding protein SSUH2 homolog encodes MDDAGSELHPAGSSAPDTPISVISGGLSSDILPTGSSTSDAPISVINLNDDEGQDYDCPKYEDIIQDGECEPPPPYMPPHYPSAPLQKSITVPTSLISEDVARQALMEYAKKKCCYSTGPAQHMLLQHLQPFNTFRYRLDTFTETRICKWVSDPYYGEEVDGPGNGPPPDAWDLQAEPPTLFQNAEYYMALPHTSSIEICLQCGGLGRSMCRNCFGAGRGLYELSPIHLNSRRKLCLGCGGSGYQHCTTCGSTGKLLKYIQVTIKWENHNFEFVADHNSDFTTKRFKKVTGEIIFSDEQQMVLPVTNFPKPSINEASENVIYHHRAEFTNSKIMRQRHSIEWLPLTKVDYTWNGAEYDYFVYGKENRAYTQNYPRKCCCTIM; translated from the exons ATGGATGATGcag GTTCAGAGCTCCACCCTGCAGGGTCCTCCGCCCCGGATACTCCAATCAGtgtaatcagtggcggattaa GTTCTGATATCCTCCCTACAGGCTCCTCCACTTCAGATGCTCCAATCAGTGTAATAAACCTCAATGATGATGAAGGTCAGGACTATGATTGTCCCAAATATGAAGACATAATACAAG ATGGAGAATGTGAGCCCCCTCCTCCGTACATGCCCCCTCATTACCCTTCAGCTCCTCTTCAGAAATCGATCACCGTACC CACATCACTAATCTCAGAAGACGTCGCCAGACAAGCTTTAATGGAATATGCCAAAAAGAAATGCTGCTACAGCACTGGACCCGCTCAGCACATGCTCCTCCAGCATTTACAGCCCTTTAACACTTTTAGG TATCGTCTGGACACGTTCACAGAGACCCGGATATGTAAGTGGGTGTCCGACCCATATTATG GTGAAGAGGTGGATGGTCCTGGCAATGGTCCACCTCCTGACGCATGGGATCTGCAAGCCGAGCCCCCAACTCTCTTTCAGAATGCGGAGTATTATATGGCACTACCCCACACATCCTCCATAGAG ATCTGTTTACAATGTGGCGGTCTCGGCAGGAGCATGTGCAGAAACTGCTTTGGAGCTGGACGG GGGTTGTatgagctcagccccattcacttgaatagtcgTCGTAAACT CTGCCTTGGGTGCGGTGGTTCTGGTTACCAACATTGTACAACATGCGGCAGCACAGGAAAACTTCTCAAGTACATACAAGTGACAATAAAGTG GGAAAACCACAATTTTGAGTTTGTTGCCGACCACAATTCAGATTTCACAACTAAACGTTTCAAGAAAGTGACAGGAGAAATAATCTTCTCTGATGAGCAGCAAATG GTGCTGCCGGTCACTAATTTTCCCAAACCGTCAATCAACGAAGCATCTGAAAATGTGATTTATCATCATCGCGCCGAGTTCACGAACAGTAAAATAATGAGACAG AGACACAGCATTGAGTGGCTGCCGCTCACCAAAGTGGATTATACCTGGAACGGCGCAGAATACGATTATTTTGTATATGGAAAGGAGAACAGAGCTTATACCCAAAACTATCCGAGAAAATGCTGCTGCACAATTATGTGA